The sequence TAAACAATAAAACATCATTTCCATCATTACGAAATTTTTCTGCTAAGGTCAGACCAGTCAATGCAACTCGCAACCTATTCCCAGGAGGCTCATTCATTTGTCCATACACAAGAGAAACCTTATCTAATACACCAGATAATTTCATTTCATCATAAAAATCACTACCCTCCCTTATTCTTTCTCCTACTCCGGTAAAAACAGAATATCCATCATGTTTAATAGCTATATTCCGAATAAATTCCATCATTGTAACAGTTTTTCCAACACCTGCACCACCAAATAAACCAATCTTTCCTCCTTTTGGAAACGGACATAATAAATCAATAGCCTTAATTCCTGTTTCTAATATTTCATAATTTCCTATTTGATCAACATAACCTGGTGGAGATTTATGAATTGGATATTTCATTTCCGCATCAATATCACCTAAACCATCTATCGGTTCCCCTAAAACATTTATAATTCTCCCTAATGTTTTATTTCCAACAGATACATGAATTGATTTACCAAGAGAATAAACAGACATTCCTCGTTTTAATCCATCCGTTTTACCCATAGGTATTGTTCTAACAACACCATTTCCCAATTGCTGTTGAACTTCAAAAATTAAATGTCCACCATCTAAACTCAATGCTTCATATATTTTTGGAACACAATCCTTAGAAAATCTAATATCTACTATTGAACCAATTACAGCAATTATTTTCCCAAAAACCATATCTACCTCTTTATAAAAAATTAATTTACCCCACACATAATCTCTGTTAACTCCTGTGTAATTGAAGATTGCCTAATCTTATTAAATATTAATTGAATATCCTTAAGAATATTAAAAGTATTATCTGTAGCACTTTTCATAGATAATCTTCTAAAAACCTGTTCGCAAGCAATATTCTCAATCAAACCTTGATATATTTGAAAATATATATAGTTTTCTAATAAAGTATCTAATACAACTCTTGAATTAGGTTCATATAAATAGGTCCATAATTCATTGTTATATAATTTCTTATTTTTATTTAAATTCAATAATGGTAAAATTCTCTTTAAACAAACTTTAGATGACACATTATTAACATATCTATTATATAACATATAGATTGAATCAACCTTCTTATCACAAAAAGTATTAACTACAATATTAATAAAACCAAACATATCCTCAATTTTTAAATACTCATCTAAATAATCAAATGCAGTTATCACCTTATAACCTAATTGACTAAAAAAACTATAACCTTTTTTCCCAACTATAAAAATAAAAACATCTTTATTACTATTAGTCCATAGTCTGATTCTATCAATAGCACTTCTTAATAAACTATTATTTAAACCACCACATAAACCCTTACTTGTTGTCAATATAATAAAGCCTACACTATTTTCTAAATATTCTTCTTCTTTCTTTAAGAACAAACTATCATAATCTAAATATGTACTAAGAGTATTTATAATAATACTATTAATAGTATTAAAATATTGTTTAAAATTAACCATTCTTTCTTTTGTTTTTTTCATTTTACTAATAGATACCATTTCCATTGTTTTTGTTATTTTTTGTATTCTCTTAATACTAGAAATTTTATCTTTAATATCTTTTATTTTATCCATAAAACTCTATCTTAACCATGTTAATAATTTCATATAACCCATTTTTATTTTAACAATAAACATTTATAAATCCTCATTATAAAAAAACAAATATTTAATTTAAATTTGTTAAATATTCTTTTTTAAATTTTAAAATAATATCTATCATTTTTGATAATACATTATCCGAATATAAAGTTTCTTTATTTACTTCTTCTATAAACTGTTCATAATTTATTTTCGAATAACTATGCAAACTTTTTTCAAAAATATTAATTTTATCTATAGGAATATCATCAAGATATCCTTTGTCTAATGCAATAATAGATATAGCAATTTCAAAAACAGAAACAGGAGAATATTTCTTTTGTTTTAATAATTCCATCACTCTTTTTCCTCTATCTAATTGCATTAAAGTTATTTTATCCAGATCAGAAGAAAATTGAGAAAAAGCTTCCAATTCATGATATTGAGCTAAAGATAATCTTACTCTTCCGCTTAATTTTTTAATTATATCAGTTTGAGCAGAACTTCCAACACGAGAAACAGAAAGACCAGAATTTACTGCTGGTCTTACTCCAGAATTAAATAAATCTGAATCAAGAAATATTTGACCATCTGTTATAGATATTACATTTGTTGGAACAAACGAAGAAACATCACCAGACTGAGTTTCAATTATAGGAAAAGCTGTTAATGATCCAGTTTTTCCCTTTATCTTT comes from Candidatus Legionella polyplacis and encodes:
- the atpG gene encoding ATP synthase F1 subunit gamma, with protein sequence MDKIKDIKDKISSIKRIQKITKTMEMVSISKMKKTKERMVNFKQYFNTINSIIINTLSTYLDYDSLFLKKEEEYLENSVGFIILTTSKGLCGGLNNSLLRSAIDRIRLWTNSNKDVFIFIVGKKGYSFFSQLGYKVITAFDYLDEYLKIEDMFGFINIVVNTFCDKKVDSIYMLYNRYVNNVSSKVCLKRILPLLNLNKNKKLYNNELWTYLYEPNSRVVLDTLLENYIYFQIYQGLIENIACEQVFRRLSMKSATDNTFNILKDIQLIFNKIRQSSITQELTEIMCGVN
- the atpD gene encoding F0F1 ATP synthase subunit beta; amino-acid sequence: MVFGKIIAVIGSIVDIRFSKDCVPKIYEALSLDGGHLIFEVQQQLGNGVVRTIPMGKTDGLKRGMSVYSLGKSIHVSVGNKTLGRIINVLGEPIDGLGDIDAEMKYPIHKSPPGYVDQIGNYEILETGIKAIDLLCPFPKGGKIGLFGGAGVGKTVTMMEFIRNIAIKHDGYSVFTGVGERIREGSDFYDEMKLSGVLDKVSLVYGQMNEPPGNRLRVALTGLTLAEKFRNDGNDVLLFIDNIYRYTLAGVEVSALLGRMPSAVGYQPTLAEEMGLLQERIVSTHKGSITSVQAIYIPADDLTDPSPATTFSHLDATVVLSRQIAELGIYPAIDPLSSNSKQLDSLIIGDIHFDVASRVKNVLQRYKELRDIIAILGIDELSEEDKCLVYRARKIQRFLSQPFYVSELFTGISGKYVSLMETIKGFNDILSGKYDHIHEKNFYMIGSIDEIVKKDNNQ